One Brassica napus cultivar Da-Ae chromosome C2, Da-Ae, whole genome shotgun sequence DNA window includes the following coding sequences:
- the LOC106438195 gene encoding protein IQ-DOMAIN 29 → MGKTPSPGKWIKSLLGKKSSKSSLEKGTVKLRSANKEEIVVKVKVKDNNVSDLATNPPVLVSSQEVAAATQAVIVPDALVPEKQPSAESNVNLESGNDTEELKLEEAATKVQAAVRSHQAREELQKLKGIIKLQAVIRGHLVRRQAVATYSCIWGIVKLQALLRGKKSRSSETGTQLQKTNSEPENPETLQGSTYRWLENPTKLSMIDKLLVSSPKALPLKIQYGPEDPNSAKVWLERWTLLQVWAPGPLVVKSLVAKSQTKKRSFQPVEADKGKLKKGIKKPPGGLTTGSSSSSRSTAEKEKPKRNVRKASTLGKEVSRTENDKSKQNSRKSTSAVKEVSSSLEVKEEMPRVSLRKSSVSNGIEKPIRRSAEKKKEIADSVQKESPGDEVSAHVVDTPEEEKVKDSTETVSKDESSPALDATEQDELKTEERNDKAEEEIQEPDLQISSENGNDTKPSDRRASLPAKIENHHQEGLTHSGRKIPSYMAPTASAKARVRGGQGSPRFGGQEKPEKNGITRRHSLPPAAANGKLNTMSPRAHRLLIASAKGSMNSDRSFSSSKDIGGDKSAKAEWKR, encoded by the exons ATGGGAAAGACTCCAAGTCCTGGTAAATGGATCAAGTCACTTCTTGGGAAGAAGTCATCAAAGTCAAGTTTGGAGAAAGGAACCGTGAAATTG AGATCTGCAAATAAAGAAGAGATTGTGGTGAAGGTGAAGGTGAAGGATAATAATGTCTCAGACTTAGCTACCAATCCTCCGGTACTAGTTTCATCACAGGAAGTTGCAGCAGCTACACAAGCTGTAATAGTCCCAGATGCTCTAGTCCCCGAGAAGCAGCCAAGCGCAGAGTCGAATGTGAATCTTGAGTCAGGGAATGACACAGAAGAACTCAAGCTTGAAGAAGCTGCTACAAAGGTTCAAGCTGCTGTCAGATCTCATCAG GCTCGTGAAGAATTACAAAAGCTTAAAGGTATCATAAAGCTGCAAGCAGTGATCCGTGGTCACTTGGTTAGAAGACAAGCTGTTGCTACATACTCTTGCATTTGGGGAATTGTGAAGTTACAAGCTCTTCTCCGCGGGAAGAAGTCTAGATCTTCAGAGACCGGGACTCAACTTCAGAAAACAAACTCG GAACCTGAGAATCCTGAAACTTTGCAAGGAAGCACTTACAGATGGCTTGAGAATCCCACAAAGCTCTCCATGATTGATAAG CTTCTAGTTTCGTCGCCAAAGGCATTGCCTCTGAAGATTCAGTATGGTCCTGAAGATCCTAACTCAGCCAAGGTGTGGCTTGAGCGCTGGACGCTGTTGCAGGTTTGGGCTCCTGGTCCACTGGTGGTTAAGAGCCTTGTTGCGAAATCTCAGACAAAGAAGCGAAGTTTTCAACCAGTTGAAGCAGACAAGGGAAAACTTAAGAAAGGTATCAAGAAACCACCCGGTGGTTTAACCACTGGAAGTAGCTCTAGTAGCCGTTCTACAGCTGAAAAAGAAAAGCCTAAGAGAAATGTGAGGAAGGCTTCCACGCTTGGTAAAGAGGTTTCAAGAACCGAGAATGATAAGTCTAAGCAGAACTCGAGAAAAAGTACAAGCGCTGTAAAGGAAGTGTCTTCTTCATTGGAGGTTAAGGAGGAGATGCCTCGAGTTAGTCTTAGAAAGTCTTCAGTTTCCAATGGGATAGAGAAACCTATCCGCAGATCTgctgagaagaagaaagagattgcaGATTCAGTGCAGAAAGAATCTCCTGGTGACGAGGTTTCAGCTCATGTTGTTGATACTCCTGAAGAAGAAAAGGTGAAAGATAGCACTGAAACAGTTTCTAAAGATGAGAGTTCACCGGCTCTGGATGCCACGGAGCAAGATGAACTCAAAACCGAAGAGAGAAATGACAAAGCTGAAGAAGAGATTCAAGAGCCAGACTTGCAGATAAGCTCTGAGAATGGAAATGACACAAAGCCAAGCGATAGAAGAGCATCGCTGCCTGCAAAGATTGAGAATCATCATCAAGAAGGGCTTACACACAGCGGGAGAAAGATCCCAAGCTACATGGCTCCAACTGCATCTGCAAAGGCAAGAGTAAGAGGAGGACAAGGGTCTCCGAGGTTTGGTGGTCAAGAGAAGCCAGAGAAAAATGGAATAACTAGACGCCACTCTCTTCCTCCTGCTGCAGCCAATGGCAAGCTGAACACAATGTCTCCAAGAGCTCACAGACTTCTAATAGCTTCAGCTAAAGGATCAATGAACAGTGACAGATCTTTTTCGTCTTCCAAGGACATTGGTGGTG ATAAATCGGCGAAAGCTGAGTGGAAACGGTGA
- the LOC106438193 gene encoding probable serine/threonine-protein kinase PBL3 yields MGNCLDSSAKVISSSHSPHANSGSSGSRVSSKTSRSTVPSSLSINSYSSLESLPTPRTEGEILSSPNLKAFTFSELKSATRNFRPDSLLGEGGFGYVFKGWIDGTTLTASKPGSGIVVAVKKLKTEGFQGHKEWLTEVNYLGQLSHPNLVKLVGYCVEGEDRLLVYEFMPKGSLENHLFRRGAQPLTWAIRMKVAIGAAKGLTFLHDAKSQVIYRDFKAANILLDAEFNSKLSDFGLAKAGPTGDRTHVSTQVMGTHGYAAPEYVATGRLTAKSDVYSFGVVLLELLSGRRAVDKSKVGVEQSLVDWATPYLGDKRKLFRIMDTRLGGQYPQKGAYTAASLALQCLNPDAKLRPKMSEVLAKLDELESTTTTKPGGNRQAQIDSPRGSNTGVGARQGQIISPRGSGTRQGQIDSPRGSNGAGTRQGQIDSPRGSNGSVVQKSPRRYSYDRPLLHLTPIASPLPSHSQSPRVR; encoded by the exons ATGGGTAATTGTTTAGATTCATCAGCTAAAGTGATCAGTAGCAGCCACAGTCCTCATGCTAATTCTG GTTCATCAGGGTCAAGAGTTTCTAGCAAGACAAGCCGTTCCACGGTCCCTTCAAGCTTAAGCATAAACTCCTACAGTAGTTTGGAGTCTTTACCCACACCGAGAACAGAAGGAGAGATCTTGTCATCACCTAATCTCAAAGCTTTCACCTTCAGCGAGCTCAAGAGCGCTACCAGAAACTTTCGACCTGATAGTCTTCTCGGTGAAGGAGGTTTTGGTTATGTCTTCAAAGGATGGATCGATGGAACTACTTTAACCGCTTCTAAACCCGGTTCTGGTATCGTTGTAGCTGTCAAGAAGCTTAAAACTGAAGGGTTTCAAGGTCACAAGGAGTGGTTG ACTGAAGTGAACTATCTTGGTCAGCTTAGTCACCCAAACCTTGTCAAACTAGTTGGGTACTGCGTAGAGGGTGAAGACCGGTTACTGGTGTACGAGTTCATGCCAAAAGGAAGCTTGGAGAATCATCTCTTTAGAC GTGGTGCGCAGCCACTAACATGGGCTATAAGGATGAAAGTTGCAATAGGAGCTGCCAAAGGGCTTACTTTTCTTCATGACGCTAAATCACAAGTCATCTACAGAGACTTTAAAGCTGCTAACATTCTACTAGACGCG GAATTCAACTCTAAACTTTCAGACTTTGGTCTAGCCAAAGCAGGTCCTACCGGTGACAGGACACATGTGTCCACACAAGTCATGGGTACTCACGGATATGCAGCACCTGAATATGTAGCCACAG GTCGATTAACAGCTAAGAGCGACGTATACAGTTTCGGTGTGGTGCTTCTGGAACTACTCTCAGGACGAAGAGCAGTGGACAAATCTAAAGTGGGAGTGGAGCAGAGTCTAGTGGACTGGGCAACGCCGTATCTCGGCGACAAGAGAAAGCTTTTTCGAATAATGGACACGAGATTAGGAGGTCAGTATCCTCAGAAAGGAGCATACACAGCTGCTAGTCTTGCATTGCAGTGCTTAAACCCTGATGCAAAGCTCAGACCGAAAATGTCTGAAGTTTTGGCCAAACTTGATGAGCTTGAATCAACAACCACTACCAAACCTGGAGGTAATAGGCAAGCTCAGATTGATTCTCCAAGAGGTAGTAATACTGGCGTTGGAGCCAGACAAGGCCAGATTATTTCTCCCAGAGGTAGTGGAACCAGACAAGGCCAGATTGATTCTCCAAGAGGTAGTAATGGTGCTGGAACCAGACAAGGCCAGATTGATTCTCCTAGAGGTAGTAACGGATCTGTTGTGCAGAAATCTCCAAGGAGGTATAGTTATGATCGGCCTCTCTTGCACTTAACTCCAATTgcttctcctttgccttctcacAGTCAATCTCCTCGTGTAAGATAG
- the LOC106438194 gene encoding UDP-galactose/UDP-glucose transporter 1: MEANGSGFRRILLLALCVSGIWSAYIYQGVLQETLSTKRFGPDEKRFEHLAFLNLAQSVVCLVWSFIMIKLWSNTGNGGAPWWTYWSAGITNTIGPAMGIEALKYISYPAQVLAKSSKMIPVMLMGTLVYGIRYTFPEYICTFLVAGGVAVFALLKTSSKTISKLAHPNAPLGYALCFLNLAFDGFTNATQDSIASRYPKTEAWDIMLGMNLWGTIYNMVYMFGLPQGMGFEAYQFCKQHPEAAWDILKYCLCGAVGQNFIFMTISNFGSLANTTITTTRKFVSIVVSSVMSGNPLSLKQWGCVSMVFGGLSYQIFLKWSKSKRVEKKKQKS; encoded by the exons ATGGAGGCGAATGGATCTGGATTCCGGCGAATTCTGCTGCTGGCGTTGTGCGTCTCCGGAATCTGGTCCGCCTACATCTACCAAGGCGTTCTTCAGGAAACTCT GTCTACAAAGAGATTCGGTCCAGATGAGAAGAGGTTCGAGCACCTTGCATTCTTGAACTTGGCTCAAAGTGTAGTCTGCTTGGTCTGGTCTTTTATTA TGATTAAGCTTTGGTCAAACACCGGCAACGGTGGTGCACCATGGTGGACGTACTGGAGTGCCGGCATCACTAATACCATTGGTCCTGCCATGGGGATTGAAGCCTTGAAGTATATCAGTTATCCAGCTCAG GTCCTGGCAAAATCTTCAAAAATGATTCCAG TTATGCTGATGGGAACTTTGGTTTACGGAATAAGATACACTTTCCCTGAATACATTTGCACCTTTCTTGTCGCGGGAGGAGTAGCTGTGTTTGCTCTTCTTAAG ACAAGCTCTAAGACAATTAGCAAGCTAGCACATCCAAATGCTCCCCTAGGCTATGCACTTTGCTTCTTAAACCTCGCCTTTGACGGATTCACAAACGCCACCCAAGACTCCATTGCCTCAAGGTACCCGAAAACCGAAGCTTGGGACATAATGCTGGGGATGAATCTATGGGGCACAATATACAACATGGTCTACATGTTTGGATTACCACAAGGGATGGGATTCGAAGCATATCAGTTCTGTAAGCAGCACCCGGAAGCGGCATGGGACATTTTAAAATACTGTCTATGCGGTGCGGTGGGACAAAACTTCATATTTATGACGATAAGTAACTTCGGGTCACTAGCTAACACGACCATAACGACGACAAGGAAGTTTGTTAGCATAGTTGTGTCATCGGTAATGAGCGGGAATCCATTGTCGTTGAAGCAATGGGGATGCGTTTCGATGGTGTTTGGTGGTTTGTCTTATCAGATTTTCCTTAAATGGAGCAAGTCGAAAagagtggagaagaagaagcaaaagagtTGA
- the LOC106438192 gene encoding transcription factor MYB88 — protein sequence MEETTKKTTKKNKFVINEEDDSKKKERHFVTWSQQEDDILRQQITLNGTQNWAIIASKFTDKSTRQCRRRWYTYLNSDFKRGGWTPEEDTLLCEAQRLFGNRWTEIAKVVSGRTDNAVKNRFTTLCKKRAKYEAMAKENSIACSVNSNNKRVLFPDGVTTPCKVESESPIAKKTRRSHIPNLKEISSYGDRSHIKVHSGVNQQVRPPFSVLPHNAASGDSTEEHQTGSVKDVEGKHKGNQEAFLKKDDPKVTYLMQQAELLSSLAHKVNSDNTEQSMENAWKVLQDFLNKSKENDIFRYGLPEMDFQLEEEFKDLVEDLRSSNEASQASYRQPDLHDSPASSENSSGSTVMPHLSGDKTQQQPMSDTQTISQKQSVVEVLQDQGIVSDATVEQEGLLSTCHDDILKNCSEIVPMSGEEEFNSPVQVTPLFRSLAAGIPSPQFSESERSFLLKTLGVESPYPCPSANPSQPPPCKRVLLDSL from the exons atgGAAGAGACAACGAAGAAGACTACGAAGAAGAATAAGTTCGTTATTAACGAAGAAGATGATTCCAAAAAGAAGGAGCGTCATTTTGTTACCTGGTCTCAACAG GAGGATGATATACTCAGACAGCAAATCACTTTAAATGGAACTCAAAA TTGGGCGATCATTGCATCTAAGTTTACTGATAAGAGCACAAGGCAGTGTAGAAGAAG atggTATACATACTTAAACTCTGATTTCAAGAGAGGAGGTTGGACCCCTGAAGAAGATACACTTTTGTGTGAG GCACAGAGACTGTTTGGGAACAGATGGACTGAGATAGCAAAAGTGGTCTCAggcag AACTGATAATGCAGTGAAGAACAGGTTCACAACACTGTGCAAGAAGAGAGCCAAGTATGAAGCCATGGCTAAAGAGAATAGTATTGCTTGTTCTGTGAACTCAAACAACAAGAGAGTGCTGTTCCCAGATGGTGTTACTACACCCTGCAAAGTCGAAAGTGAATCTCCTATTGCTAAGAAAACCAG GAGAAGTCACATTCCAAACCTTAAAGAGATCAGTAGCTATGGGGATAGATCACATATAAAGGTTCATTCAGGTGTGAATCAGCAGGTTAGACCTCCGTTTTCGGTACTACCCCACAATGCCGCAAGTGGAGATAGCACGGAGGAGCATCAAACAGGCAGTGTGAAAGATGTTGAGGGTAAACACAAAGGTAATCAAGAAGCGTTTCTTAAGAAGGATGATCCAAAGGTAACATATTTGATGCAACAAGCCGAGCTTCTCAGTTCATTGGCGCATAAAGTTAACTCAGACAACACTGAACAAAGCATGGAGAATGCATGGAAG GTCCTGCAGGATTTCTTGAATAAAAGCAAAGAGAATGATATATTCCGTTATGGACTTCCGGAGATGGATTTCCAGCTTGAGGAGGAGTTCAAGGATCTTGTTGAAGATTTGAGGAGTAGTAATGAAGCTAGTCAAGCATCTTATAGGCAACCTGATCTCCATGATTCACCTGCAAGCTCTGAGAATAGCTCAGGATCAACTGTAATGCCGCACCTGTCTGGTGATAAGACCCAACAGCAACCAATGTCTGATACTCAGACAATATCTCAGAAGCAAAGTGTCGTGGAGGTACTACAGGATCAAGGGATTGTGTCTGATGCAACTGTGGAACAAGAGGGTTTACTCTCAACTTGTCATGATGATATCCTAAAGAACTGTAGTGAGATTGTGCCCATGTCTGGTGAAGAAGAGTTTAACTCGCCCGTTCAAGTCACTCCACTGTTCAGATCTCTAGCAGCAGGCATCCCAAGCCCTCAATTCTCTGAAAGT GAGAGGAGCTTTCTTCTAAAAACACTGGGTGTGGAGTCCCCATATCCATGTCCGAGTGCTAATCCTTCACAACCACCTCCTTGCAAAAGAGTCCTTCTTGATAGTTTGTAA
- the LOC106413025 gene encoding uncharacterized protein LOC106413025, producing the protein MATVERAFGVTNIKHHIPLVLDLDVFNYDAWRELFLTHCLTFDLLGHVDGSTVPDDDDDVLWRKRDGLVKLWIYGTLAPPLFKSSFKTGGTARDVWLRIENQFRNNKDSRAIQLDNDLRTKEIGDQTVREFSQELKSIADLLENVDAPVSDKTLVMYMLNGLNEKYDHIINVIKH; encoded by the coding sequence ATGGCTACGGTTGAGAGAGCATTTGGAGTGACAAACATCAAACATCACATCCCACTGGTGTTGGATCTAGACGTGTTCAACTATGATGCGTGGAGGGAATTGTTCCTCACGCACTGCTTGACATTTGACCTCTTAGGTCATGTCGATGGTTCGACTGTACCAGATGATGATGACGACGTTTTATGGAGGAAACGTGACGGTCTTGTCAAGCTCTGGATTTACGGGACGCTTGCACCACCGCTGTTCAAATCATCCTTCAAAACTGGTGGAACAGCCCGCGACGTGTGGCTGCGCATAGAGAACCAATTCCGTAACAACAAGGATTCTCGAGCTATTCAGCTTGACAATGATCTCAGGACGAAGGAGATAGGGGATCAAACTGTTCGCGAGTTCTCTCAGGAACTAAAATCAATCGCTGATCTACTTGAAAACGTTGATGCCCCTGTTTCCGACAAGACACTTGTCATGTACATGCTCAACGGGTTGAATGAGAAATATGACCACATCATTAATGTGATCAAGCATTAG